The genomic window gtgaaagccttgcggaagatgaaatctggcaaggcggcgggtttggatggtattgcagtggaatgtattaaaaaaggggtactgtgttgttgattggttggtaaggatattcattgtatttatgggccatggtgaagtgtctgaggattagcggaatgcatgcatagtgccattgtgcaaaggcataggggaaatcatatgggaaggtattgattgagagggtgaaggctttgtgagatgctttgtggaaggtattaagtgtatgtggtgtggaggtaagttgcaagaagccgtgaaagtttttacctaggatgtaaggcatgtgtacgagtaggaagaggggagagtgattagctctcagtgaatgtcggtctgtggcaggggtgtgtgatgtccccattattgtttaatttgtttatggatggggtggttagggaggtagatgcaagagttttggagagaggagcgagtatgcagtgtgttgtggatgagagggcctggtcagtgagtcagttgttgttcgccgataatacagctctagtggctgatttgtgtgagaaaccgcagaggtttgtgacggagtttggaaaaatgtgagaaaggagaaggttgagagtaaatgtgaataagagcaaagttattagtttcagtacggttgagggacaagtaaatggggatgtaattttgaatggaaaaaaattggagaagtaaaatgttttagatatctgggagaggacatagcagcggatggaaccacggaagaaaaagtgagtcagggtgtaggagggggcgaaggttctgggagcgatgaaaaatgtgcagaaagagagaacattatctcggagagcaaaaatgggtatgtttgaaggaatagtagttccaacaattttatagttgcgaggcatgggttatagataagaatgtggaggacggtggatgtgttggaaatgagatgtttgaggacaatatgtggtgtgaggtggtttggtcgagtaagggtaagagagatgtgtggaaataaaaagagtgtgattgagagagaagatggtgcgttaaaatggtttggacatatggagagaatgagtgaggaaagactgacaaagaggatatatgcgtcagaggtagcttgaaggagaagcgggagaccaaattagtggtggaaggatgaagtgaaaaagattttgagcgatcggggcctgaacatacagaagggtgaaaggcgtgcaaggaaaagagtgaattggaacgatgtggtataccggggtcgacgttatACGCAGAAAAACTAACGTAATATTTTACATTAATTTCTTGTTAGGATATCAGTTCTAGGCACTAACTCATCAGGAAAACAAACGAGAGGGAACTCGAGTTTAATTGCTTTGTTTCAGCAGGACGTATCATACgataatatctttcttttttggaaaaaaaggcctcattgaTCTTATGATCACAAGGACAAGCCTTCGTGAACCAGATTACTTTGCTTCCGATGCAcacttcaagattttttttttttttttgtttgttatccACGAGCAGTCCCGtgacttttttgttgttgttctagatgaagtatgaaaaatgaaaagcttTGGTGGATGGACCGGGAAGGTGGCCGCCGCCTCATTGTAAAATCCTGGTTATTTATTCGTAAAATGCATTCCATACTGAGAAGAGTATTATATTAGATATGTCCGTTACCCAAACTTCTGATGTCGAACTATATAAAGTGCTTGTGTCCGATATGAAAGActattttttcttaatatttattGGTATATGAACTCACTTAACTAGTGCTCGACACTTGGAATATCCAATACAGCAGAACCTCAAAAAACTTGAATGATTCAGTTCGTAAACTTGACAGAAGTGTGACTGATTCATTTGGAAAGGGAGAGTACACACTCACAGGAATATCATTCATCCTAATTATTTCCAGAATTCTTACTTTTTATACGACTGTCTGTGTGATAACCTCGTCTACACCTGCCCGGTAATAAATGAAACATCCATCATCAGTTGGTCAAGTGTACATGATAATTATCTAGATTCATTCTGGCAAGGTTCTGGTGCATTCCTCCTTAACGATACTGTTGATCACCTTTAGTGATAGTTGCCGAATCCGCTACTACCTTTGGCCTTGTGCAGAGCCTTGGACGATGCTGCCGTAGCTTGTGCAGCTGCTGCCTGTGCTGATTTTAAATCGTTGATTGAAAGATTCTGCTGCTGGTTGAGGGAGTTGGCTGCCTGTTGAGCTTCCCAAGCCATGGATGCTTGAGAGGCACGAACCGCCCGGGCATGTTGCAGCGCCTGGTATGTTTGGGTAACTAGCGCCTGAGCCTCTGCATGGGCGGCGTCGATGTCGTTAGCCGTCGCTACGGCAAAATTGTATGTGTTCATGGCTTCCTCTTCGGCGACAGTGGCTAGCTGGGTCTTGGCGGCTTCCTGAAAGGCTGCGGCCTGTGCTCCCTGAGCAGCCTGAGTGATTTGTGCAGCCTGATTGAGTTTGCTTGCTGCTGCGGCCTGAGCTGTCCGAGCTGCGGCTGAAGAAACTGCAGCTGCTCTACTAGCTGCAGCTCCATATGCGGCAGCAGCGGATGCCGATTGGCCAGCGGCAACAGCGGTAGCTTGATTAGCTGCCTGGTTGGCGACTTCGGATGCAAAGGCTCcgtggccaccaccacctaccacgtGGTAGCCTGCGCCGCCACTGGTGTAGCTCCCGGAATATTGGCTGCCGCCGTGTCCGCGCTTCTCCTGTAGATTAAGGAAGGacgtatgatggtgatgaccatagtCTATTGTATTTAGAAAAGTTTCTCATATAGGAGCAGTATAACATTTGCATGAACAGAACTGTAAAAAGATTAGACAATTATGATTTAATGGATTCCTCGTATCACAACAAACAAAGAAAGAGAAATTACAAAGTGAGGTTTGATTTAGAcattacagaaaatggaaaaagaatggaTTGCTAGGATCGTCCAGGTTCCGTTCTCCAAGACTAAAGCTCGTTCGGTTCCCTCCGACTTCCTGGCTCTGTGCAGTTTGCTCGCGTCTCTGTATTATTAAAGCTTGGATGCCCCAAGAGCGACTTTAAAAAACTTTTAACAGCCTCATCTCATAAAATGAGCAACCTCGTAAACTTATTATTTCTTTCGTACATAAACTTTATCAAGATATGTTTGATTGACCTAAATCATTTCTAATGAATGATATTTTGATATAAGGGTTTTCAATTGAGAGGTGCCAACACTTTGTCAAAAGTACAAGTACTTGTGGTAGTTTTAGTATGCAAGTATCACAgtggtgatattttttctttgtttatgaaGTTATGAAATTAGTACCCATCACTCGCTCATCCGTCACCCTGTTCATGTACTTACTCGCACTGACTGCTGGACTTCATCGGCGATAGTCACGCCTGTAATAGAAAAAAGGACATATTTGATGAAGATGATATTGAGTCAGTCAGTAAGCATTAGAATGGCATACTAACGAGACTGTAGTCAGAAtggttttcagattttttttttcttgtttaactTACCCAAACAGAGGATAGCGACGAGGGTCTTGAGGCAACCCATGTTGGCGGGAGACAGAGCGCGGTGTGTCCACCTCACTAGGAAAGTTGCCTTATATACAGCCCCGCCCAGTCATGCCTGGCTAGCGTACATTGTTGAAGCTCACTT from Panulirus ornatus isolate Po-2019 chromosome 58, ASM3632096v1, whole genome shotgun sequence includes these protein-coding regions:
- the LOC139766810 gene encoding uncharacterized protein, which encodes MGCLKTLVAILCLGVTIADEVQQSVREKRGHGGSQYSGSYTSGGAGYHVVGGGGHGAFASEVANQAANQATAVAAGQSASAAAAYGAAASRAAAVSSAAARTAQAAAASKLNQAAQITQAAQGAQAAAFQEAAKTQLATVAEEEAMNTYNFAVATANDIDAAHAEAQALVTQTYQALQHARAVRASQASMAWEAQQAANSLNQQQNLSINDLKSAQAAAAQATAASSKALHKAKGSSGFGNYH